The Oscillospiraceae bacterium genome contains a region encoding:
- a CDS encoding MATE family efflux transporter, with translation MDLLRGDVKKIYFKYLGAAFGSALISSVYGIVDMAMVGQYQGPEGTAALAVVAPVWNILYSLGLLTGIGGSVLMSTAKGGGEERRKNEYFTAALAGTVLLAAASWLAIGLFDTPLLRLFGAEQPLLLLAKQYLLPVKFAVPLFLFNQMLAAFLRNDGDPALATAAVLAGGAFNVAGDYVFVFALELGIFGAGLATAIGALITFAVMLAHFFRPQNTLRLARPARPGAKLRRIVTTGFSTFFIDAAMGLLTMLFNRQIMKYLGTDALAVYGVIVNISTVVQCCAYSVGQAAQPLISVNFGAGRQDRIRRVLRYALFTSALFGAAWTAAITAFPTGFVRVFMEPTGQILRIAPFILRSYGASFLPLVFNVFSTYYFQAVAKPGAAFLVAAARGAVLSGALILVLPALAGPNAVWFAMPLAEAVVAVAAAALMGRCTKALAAVKTAG, from the coding sequence ATGGACCTGCTGCGCGGAGACGTTAAAAAGATCTATTTCAAATACCTGGGCGCCGCTTTTGGCAGCGCGCTGATCAGTTCGGTCTACGGGATCGTGGATATGGCCATGGTGGGCCAGTACCAGGGGCCGGAGGGCACCGCCGCGCTGGCGGTGGTGGCGCCGGTGTGGAATATCCTTTACAGCCTGGGCCTGCTCACCGGCATTGGCGGCTCGGTGCTGATGAGCACCGCAAAGGGCGGCGGGGAAGAAAGGCGCAAGAACGAATATTTTACGGCTGCGCTGGCCGGTACGGTGCTGCTTGCCGCCGCCAGCTGGCTGGCCATCGGGCTGTTTGACACCCCTTTGCTGCGCCTGTTCGGCGCAGAACAGCCCCTGCTTTTGCTGGCAAAACAATACCTGCTGCCGGTCAAATTTGCGGTGCCGCTGTTTTTGTTCAACCAGATGCTGGCGGCGTTTTTGAGGAACGACGGTGACCCGGCCCTGGCCACGGCGGCGGTGCTGGCCGGAGGGGCGTTCAATGTGGCGGGCGATTATGTGTTTGTGTTTGCGCTGGAGCTGGGGATCTTTGGCGCGGGGCTGGCCACGGCGATTGGGGCGCTGATCACCTTTGCGGTGATGCTGGCACACTTTTTCCGGCCGCAGAATACGCTGCGCCTGGCGCGGCCCGCGCGGCCGGGGGCAAAACTGCGCCGGATCGTGACGACGGGGTTTTCGACCTTTTTTATCGACGCGGCCATGGGCCTTTTGACCATGCTGTTCAACCGGCAGATCATGAAATATTTGGGCACAGACGCACTGGCGGTGTATGGTGTGATTGTGAACATCAGCACGGTGGTGCAATGCTGCGCCTACAGCGTGGGGCAGGCGGCGCAGCCCTTGATCTCGGTGAATTTTGGGGCGGGGAGGCAAGACCGCATCCGCCGGGTGCTGCGGTATGCCCTTTTCACCTCGGCCCTGTTCGGCGCGGCGTGGACCGCCGCGATCACCGCGTTCCCCACGGGGTTTGTGCGGGTGTTCATGGAGCCCACCGGGCAGATCCTGCGCATTGCGCCCTTTATTTTGCGAAGCTACGGGGCCTCGTTTCTGCCGCTGGTGTTCAACGTGTTTTCCACCTACTACTTTCAGGCGGTGGCAAAGCCCGGCGCGGCGTTTTTGGTGGCGGCGGCCCGGGGGGCGGTGCTGAGCGGCGCGCTGATCCTTGTGCTGCCGGCGCTGGCCGGGCCGAACGCCGTTTGGTTTGCGATGCCCCTTGCCGAGGCTGTGGTGGCGGTGGCGGCGGCTGCCCTGATGGGGCGCTGCACAAAGGCGCTTGCGGCGGTGAAAACGGCGGGTTAG
- a CDS encoding DNA-binding response regulator yields MERSCILVADDDADIRKAVRLYLEKEGFQVACAADGFEALDLLEQKPVQLILMDVMMPRMDGFSAIMRIRQKRNLPILVMSAKTEDSDKVLGLSIGADDYITKPFSAAELAARVKSHLRRYLELGGAGAGGPCARIGRLEYDFEGHALTADGDPVRLTPTETRIMELFMRNPGRIFSAEEIYARAWDEPAAYAPENTVMVHIRRIREKIELNPREPEYLKVVWGLGYKLEKK; encoded by the coding sequence ATGGAGCGCAGTTGCATCCTGGTGGCAGACGACGACGCAGACATCCGCAAAGCGGTGCGGCTGTATCTCGAAAAAGAGGGGTTCCAGGTGGCCTGCGCCGCCGATGGGTTCGAGGCTCTGGACCTGCTCGAACAAAAGCCGGTGCAGCTCATCCTGATGGACGTGATGATGCCCCGCATGGACGGCTTTTCCGCCATCATGCGCATCCGCCAAAAGCGCAACCTGCCCATCCTGGTCATGAGCGCCAAAACCGAGGATTCAGACAAGGTTCTGGGCCTCTCCATCGGCGCCGACGACTATATCACAAAGCCCTTCAGCGCGGCAGAACTGGCGGCCCGGGTAAAAAGCCATCTGCGCCGCTATCTGGAATTGGGCGGCGCGGGCGCCGGGGGGCCCTGCGCCCGCATCGGCCGGCTGGAATACGACTTCGAGGGCCATGCCCTCACAGCAGACGGCGACCCGGTGCGCCTCACCCCCACCGAAACGCGCATCATGGAGCTGTTCATGCGCAACCCAGGGCGCATCTTCTCCGCCGAAGAAATCTACGCCCGCGCCTGGGACGAACCCGCGGCCTACGCGCCGGAAAACACCGTGATGGTGCACATCCGGCGCATCCGCGAAAAAATCGAGCTGAACCCAAGGGAACCGGAATATTTAAAGGTGGTGTGGGGTCTTGGATACAAACTGGAAAAAAAGTAA